One genomic window of Dama dama isolate Ldn47 chromosome 7, ASM3311817v1, whole genome shotgun sequence includes the following:
- the LOC133059370 gene encoding boLa class II histocompatibility antigen, DQB*0101 beta chain-like isoform X1, translating to MRVTVPRNPRTVAGVAMAVFLALRIPGAHCRDAPKNFVYQFKGMCYFTNGTERVRLVARQIYNKEEILHFDSDLGKFVAVTELGRVCAETWNTQKDLLAEFRAYVETLCRHNYKETASFTVQRRVEPTVTVSPASTEALNHHNLLVCSVTNFYPRQVKVKWFRNQQEETAGVGFTPLTQNGDWTYQIHVMLETIPQLGDVYVCLVDHPSLQSPITVEWRAQSESAQSKMRSGIGGFVLGLIFLGVGLFVHFWDKRGE from the exons ATGAGGGTGACCGTCCCCAGGAACCCCAGGACTGTGGCTGGAGTGGCGATGGCTGTGTTCCTGGCGCTGAGGATCCCTGGGGCTCACTGCAGAGATGCTCCGA AGAATTTCGTGTACCAGTTTAAAGGCATGTGCTACTTCACCAATGGGACGGAGCGTGTGAGGCTTGTAGCCAGACAGATCTATAACAAGGAAGAAATTCTGCACTTTGACAGTGACCTGGGCAAGTTTGTGGCTGTTACAGAGCTGGGCCGGGTGTGTGCTGAGACCTGGAACACCCAGAAGGACCTCCTGGCAGAGTTTCGGGCCTATGTGGAGACGCTGTGTAGACACAACTACAAGGAGACGGCCAGCTTCACCGTCCAGCGGAGAG TGGAGCCTACAGTGACTGTCTCTCCAGCCAGTACAGAAGCCCTGAACCACCATAATCTGCTGGTCTGTTCAGTGACAAATTTCTATCCTCGCCAAGTTAAAGTCAAATGGTTCCGGAATCAACAGGAGGAGACAGCGGGAGTTGGGTTCACACCTCTTACTCAGAATGGGGATTGGACCTACCAGATTCACGTGATGCTAGAGACAATACCGCAGCTTGGAGATGTCTACGTGTGCCTCGTGGACCACCCCAGCCTCCAGAGCCCCATCACAGTAGAATGGC GGGCACAGTCTGAATCTGCCCAGAGCAAGATGCGGAGCGGAATTGGAGGTTTTGTGCTGGGGCTGATCTTCCTTGGTGTGGGCCTTTTTGTCCACTTTTGGGATAAGAGAG GTGAATGA
- the LOC133059370 gene encoding boLa class II histocompatibility antigen, DQB*0101 beta chain-like isoform X2: MRVTVPRNPRTVAGVAMAVFLALRIPGAHCRDAPKNFVYQFKGMCYFTNGTERVRLVARQIYNKEEILHFDSDLGKFVAVTELGRVCAETWNTQKDLLAEFRAYVETLCRHNYKETASFTVQRRVEPTVTVSPASTEALNHHNLLVCSVTNFYPRQVKVKWFRNQQEETAGVGFTPLTQNGDWTYQIHVMLETIPQLGDVYVCLVDHPSLQSPITVEWRCSSA; the protein is encoded by the exons ATGAGGGTGACCGTCCCCAGGAACCCCAGGACTGTGGCTGGAGTGGCGATGGCTGTGTTCCTGGCGCTGAGGATCCCTGGGGCTCACTGCAGAGATGCTCCGA AGAATTTCGTGTACCAGTTTAAAGGCATGTGCTACTTCACCAATGGGACGGAGCGTGTGAGGCTTGTAGCCAGACAGATCTATAACAAGGAAGAAATTCTGCACTTTGACAGTGACCTGGGCAAGTTTGTGGCTGTTACAGAGCTGGGCCGGGTGTGTGCTGAGACCTGGAACACCCAGAAGGACCTCCTGGCAGAGTTTCGGGCCTATGTGGAGACGCTGTGTAGACACAACTACAAGGAGACGGCCAGCTTCACCGTCCAGCGGAGAG TGGAGCCTACAGTGACTGTCTCTCCAGCCAGTACAGAAGCCCTGAACCACCATAATCTGCTGGTCTGTTCAGTGACAAATTTCTATCCTCGCCAAGTTAAAGTCAAATGGTTCCGGAATCAACAGGAGGAGACAGCGGGAGTTGGGTTCACACCTCTTACTCAGAATGGGGATTGGACCTACCAGATTCACGTGATGCTAGAGACAATACCGCAGCTTGGAGATGTCTACGTGTGCCTCGTGGACCACCCCAGCCTCCAGAGCCCCATCACAGTAGAATGGC GCTGCAGTTCAGCCTGA